One genomic window of Plasmodium coatneyi strain Hackeri chromosome 12, complete sequence includes the following:
- a CDS encoding Oxidoreductase encodes MTSVKHPKISVLGAGDIGCTLAHMICEKNLGDVVLHDFRKDLPKGRALDILHTRPLNRSRINILGTNEITDIKDSLVVVVTIEVSEREFAEFDEEDIERQVYTSNVKLLKEVSKSIKKHCPQAFVVVTTNPVDCMAKVLQVHGNIPSHKICGMAGVLHSARLRHNLAEKLRVNPGDVQGFVIGAHGDKMVPLPRYCCVNGIPLHDFTKKGAITEKEISQIVEKTRNTGLELLDLLPEGSVCFAPSLAIVEIIEAYLKDLKRVLVCSVPLNGQYGHKGVFAGVPVVIGGKGIEKIIELDLNAQEKELFDDSLKHISYLFENYKHEAVVDEEAKPN; translated from the exons ATGACCTCAGTTAAGCACCCGAAGATTAGCGTCCTCGGCGCAGGAGATATCGGCTGTACTTTGGCCCACATgatttgcgaaaaaaatcTGGGTGATGTGGTTCTGCATGACTTCAGAAAGG ACCTGCCCAAGGGAAGAGCCCTCGACATTCTACACACGCGCCCCCTCAACCGATCCAGAATCAACATCCTGGGCACGAACGAAATTACAGACATTAAGGACTCCCTCGTCGTGGTGGTGACGATAGAGGTATCCGAGAGAGAGTTCGCTGAGTTCGATGAAGAAGACATAGAAAGACAGGTGTACACTTCAAACGTTAAGCTACTGAAGGAGGTCTCCAAGTCTATTAAGAAGCACTGCCCCCAAGCTTTTGTTGTCGTCACCACGAATCCAGTTGATTGCATGGCCAAAGTGTTGCAGGTCCATGGAAACATACCTTCTCATAAGATCTGTGGCATGGCTGGAGTTTTGCACAGCGCCAGGCTCAGACATAACTTGGCCGAGAAGCTCAGG GTAAACCCCGGAGACGTCCAAGGATTCGTCATAGGAGCCCACGGAGACAAAATGGTCCCCCTGCCACGCTACTGCTGCGTTAATGGAATCCCACTGCATGACTTCACCAAAAAGGGAGCAATCACGGAGAAGGAGATCAGTCAGATCGTGGAGAAGACAAGGAACACAGGATTGGAGTTACTGGACTTGTTGCCAGAAGGATCAGTTTGTTTTGCGCCTTCCTTAGCTATTGTGGAAATTATTGAGGCTTACTTGAAAGACTTAAAGAGAGTGTTGGTATGCTCTGTGCCACTGAATGGCCAATACGGCCACAAGGGAGTCTTTGCAGGTGTTCCCGTGGTTATTGGAGGAAAGGGAATCGAGAAAATCATTGAGCTCGACTTAAATGCACAAGAAAAGGAGCTCTTTGATGACTCACTAAAGCATATTAGCTACTTGTTCGAGAACTACAAACACGAGGCGGTCGTCGACGAGGAAGCCAAGCCAAACTAG